TCGCTACTCCATTGGGGTGGGTGGAGTAGCAGCCCCCAGAGGTAGATGAGCGAAAGGGGCGGGGCTCGGCGTGTTCTTGGAGATGCTTTCAGAATAAAAGTCCCTGAAAGGTTGAAGCTCCGGACTGGCAACGACGTTGAAACCTGCTGGAGGAattcttgtgttgttgttgtgttctttttgtttttgtctccctgTTCTGCATCTTTTGTGCAGCTGGTAAAACGAACTCATGAACCACAAGCTGGTTTGAACGCACACCCCtaaacccacacccacccccttaTCCTGAccccactgacaacatactcgGATTGGGACATTACAGCTGGAATGGTTATAAATGAATTATCAGTTAAACCTCTCCTTATTTCAAAtagtatattatataatatatattataatatatatttttatatatcaAAAGGAAAACACTTAGCTTCTACAGTGATATCTATGGTAtacaaagagaaaaacaatCTGCAAGATCACGCTCTTTTTCATGGTTGCTCTAACAGCTTGGATCTGGGTTCTAAAGCTCCTGGGAGGAAGGActagtcatcatcatcatcatcatcatcctctcccTCGTCCGCagcttccctcttcctcttctctccgtgTACTCCGGCCACCACTGCAAAGCAAGATTTCCAGTTGCACGTTCAGACGACAGATCAACCAAGCTGCTCACCACcgaacacattttaaaagagTCTCACAACTTTGCTACCACTGCAATAGACCTAATGTAATATTAGTCATAGCTATGGTCCCCAACAAGTGGCAGGAATCTATTTAGTATTATGATGTTACTACATCTAAGCATGGTGCACTTTATCTACATTTGCTCATACCAGGACAGCAGATAGCTGTGCATGACATAAAATAAACTTTAAAGCTTGTTTGCACCATGCATATATAATGTTGATTCCATGATTAACAGTGGCAtagtggcttttttttttttttttaaatgtaatttatttatataaagaGTTTTACAAGACCTCCCTATGGCAGGTCATGATGGAGTGTCTTAGTTCTTGGGGTAAGCATAGGAGAGTTTCACATATGGTGCATGCTGTTAACCACCATTGATTGCATCCCATGGGGTAAAGTGCTTGGTTCGGTGTCAAATCAATACACCTCACACTTGGCAACAGCAGGGATCAATAGGAGTCAACCTGCTCTGAATGAGTGGATCAATAAAAGTGTCTACGGAATCAGTCATTACACAAAGGAgacccattcatttcaatggctgGTTTGAAACCGATATTAATCAATAACATGTCAATGTCAAAGCTGTCTACAGCAGTTGCCCTGCCAGTTTCAAATGCTCACCCgctcctgcctcctcttcctcttcctccacataatcatcatcatcatcttcgtcCTGGTCAAAAAGAGAAGATGTCAATGTAAAAGCAATACTTTGCTCTtcagaacaaaaataaaagacaaTTACTTATGCGACACAATCGAATGCCTAGGTGACTTGTTGTTTGGTGTGACTTGGGAGGGATaatgtgtaaaaataaaaaaaatgtatgaacaATAAGATATTGTGATACAATGTATGAACATGGAATTGCAAGTCTAGTACTGaacacaaaaacatttctgtACAAGGGAAAAAGGAAGCCCTCACCTGTATGCCCTCTTTCGTTAAGTATGACAGTCCGACCTCTCCACCTTCTGagccttcatcatcatcatcgtcatcatcatagTCACCCAAGGGACCTGCTCCTTCctcaccatcctcatcctcatctggaTAGACAGTTCATTATAAAACGTgattaatgtttttaatgtgtaaGATCCCCTACATAGTTAATGACATCTTATGTGACATCACAACCAAACAACTgtcttggtcacacacacaaatccaaatTCCCACGATAAAGAGAAAAGCATCTCTTAAGAAATCATTTCTTAATTTTTCACCATATATAACAGGAACATCATCATCTTTTTCTTCATCATGTGAAACCACCTCTCTCCACCACCCCTTTGACTTTCAGTGATGTACATCTTTATCCCAATGCATAAAGCTCATTTCCATCACATGCTCAGCACCGAGACGAAGACCCTATAGGTGCCGCTCTTTCTGCTCCATCACTTCCGTGCTTCGTACCGTCATCGTCTGCTTCAGAGTCAGGTGCTTCGTTGTCCTCTGCGTCAAAGCCGTCCAGGTACATGACCTGAGGCAGAAGCTCGAAGATGCTCTCCCTGTACTCCTCCAGTGTGGTGATCTCGCAGTTGAACAGGTCCAGgctcttcaagttctttaggtTTTGCTGTGGTGTTCCAAAAAATGAGAGGCAACAgagtcagtcagagagagagagagagagagagagagagagagttcatggTCAAATGGTCAGATATCTCTTTGGTTTAAGTTGTGAAAGCCtccataaatatataaatatttaaagaTGTCACATCACTTTGTGCATCAAAACAATCTAAGGTGAGTGGCTCTTGAAGAAAGGAAATACAGCTTAGTAGGGCACtgtagctgcctctacggatgCTATTCAGGAAGGTGACCCCCAACCACTTAAAAAGATTTTAAGTGTAGTCCTTGGTAGACTAATACCAGGGGTCACATTGTGTAGTAGACTCTTTGTGTAGACACGTTGTGTACTCTCTTACTTAGCATGGTAGGACAAAACATGAATCGATTATGTGGCTGTGGGCATTACTAGTGCGATACTGCTTTTTAATCTTAATCAAATCTCCAAACTCTTACCAAAGCCTCCACTGTGCTGAGCTCTTTGATCTTGTTTCCGCTCAGGTTCAGGTACGTCAAGTTGGCGCATTTCTCTGACAGTGTCTCCAGACCTCCCGAGATGCTGTTGTCACTCAGCTCCAGCTGAGGAATAGGAACATCATCGTCATTCAACTCATCATTTATACTTAACAAATATATAGTTTTTGCAGTCAAAAGTACTTAGTCACAGACAgattatgaaaacaaaataaagtaACAGGATTTTGAACATTTATCACGCTGGACAGTTCTTGTTGTGCGTAACTGgagctgtccgtggtgctgaagtCGGTAATCGATGTATTAATAACTTTCTAGTTCCCTTAATATGTATTGTTCCTGTTTATTTGGTATGCTATGAACGGGAAGCATTGTGCTCATAAGATTGCATGTAGTTCAATGCAATATCGTAATTACGCAACAACAATTTGAAGTACCAACTTCAAATAAGGGGAGCTGTCCAAAGTTCTGAAACTGATCATGAAGGAATAACAACAGATAAACAGAACTATGTTACTAACAGGGGACCAGTTAATTGTATTAATTATATGAACACTAAAGTTCTGCTCAGCCATCATAGTTTAAAAAATTGTTTAAGGTTATGTCTTTACTGATACTAAAGTGGTCACTGGGCATCTTGAATCGGTCTTCCGTGTAAAAACGCGCAGGAGTTTGTACTCACCTTACGCAATTTGGGCAGTGCGGGCAACTTGGCCAGGGAGGTCAAGCCCACGTTGACCATGCTGAGGAACTCCAACTCCTTGAAGTCATCAGATAGACCCTCGACTTCACCATCACTGGAGCGGCAGTTGTCCACTACAAGCTCTGCCACCTAGAAAGCAGAGTAAAGGGTTACAGTTATATCATCACATTTACAGTCTGTATCAGGTTAACAAAGTCAGCTCTGCAGTATTCTTACATATTCATATGTCGAACAAGCCTGTTGATTTACTTTTGTGATGTTAACTTCTTGCCACGGGAGACACTTCTTGCCACTGGAGACACTAGACTGTGCCttaatatcaacaacctttcgcgaAACCGAAACCGAATCGCGAACTGCATCTTTAGGTAAAGGGGACAGTATATAATTGCTTTTGGCGTCCACAGATGGATCAATTTATCAAAACAGTCAAATAACCTATGGTTGTATCTacaagttgtttattatatataACAAAGAATATGATTTTATAATTGTGTCTATTTTAAATGCATCACTAATGATATTTGACAACACTAAAACATACTGCAGGCCATTTCTTTAAAGCCAGTGGAAGATGACGACTGCCACAGTATCAGAAAATAGTTTCCTTAAACTCTACATCAATGTAGCCTCCGTTTGGGCAATCAGGAAACAAAGCAACGTTGAGATGTGGGCGGTAACGCTCCACACGGGCACGCGGGAATATTTACTGCCGAGCAGCATTCGTTCTTTCTGGATATTTGGCAACTACAGTTTGAGCATTGGCTGAATAGCAACAAAGTTCACAGGCGATCACCAAGACATATCTTTTTTTCAGTAGGGAAGCGTGTCGGTCGTAGTGCACGtattcaaatgaatgaatgaagaaaatCTTCTCTCCCTATAGGCAAGTAGAGTCGGAAGGGTGGGGGGTTTACTGTAATCTactgaagggggagggggaggttgtGTGTAACCCCCCGCACCATCTGCCAAATTCCTTCAATTCAGAAACCAGACAAAAATGTTGGCGAACATATTTAATTGGGACTAAATGAAAATAAGTGATAGGAAAAGAGAAACCCAAGTCTAGCCTTTTAATGCAAGTACGATGGCATTACATAATCACTTCATCTAAAGAACACCCAGCGCGAGTGCAGCTTCTTTATGGACTCCATTTAAAAGCGCGGACAGGTCCCAGTATAACGGCATTTCTGCTTTTCCTAAGACTACTTCCAATTGCCCTACCAGCTGTTCGTAGTACGTCTAACTTCGACACTCGACACGGTCTTTAAAACATCTACAGCTTCAACCATACCGCGATAAGAGTTCCGTCTATTGATGCAACAAAATGACTTCCACTCCCCACCCGCCTGCACGAACTCAACAGCTCACTGTAGACACAAGCTCCTACGCTCGCTCACTCGCCAGAGTAGAGCGCGTCGTCGACGGAGGAGTCCGCCTAGTAATGCTGcgtataaaaaaaaagtcaacgAATGTCTTAACGCAGCCTACAAGCTTACTCTGCCCGAAAACGCTTCGAATAGATATATTACGACTGAAGACATTCAAGAAAATGGTTGATGCCATTAACAAGGTCGAAGTTAACTCGCTCGAGAGCGTAAAATGTCCGCTAAGGGAGACGAAGGGACTCGCTCCTGCCGACCGATAAGCCAGTCAGTGGGCAATTATAACTCCACCGAAGATAAATTGGTATTGCACTATTTCTATAGTTTGAGTCAGCTGGTAAAACGTCGAACAAATGGCGTTTAAATAGGCTACAAATGGGTGGGACAATAACAGGAAAATTACTTGGGCGTCTGCTATTGAAAGTTGTTCTCATCATTCTCAATGATAGGCATACCAAGCATTTTTGGACAGTTTAATAACTTGACCAaaatagaacatagaacatgaAAACGTTTCCAAACCTCAAACAATTGTCAATCTGTCAAGTTAAATATTTCGCTTTTCGCACTTTAAAAGGCAAACTGGGGCGATATTCTAATTTCGTTCTCGTTGCGCTTCTGCCAGATAGAACGTTTGTTACAATGTATCACAtcgaggaggagggagggtagGACAACCAGTCAACAATAGACTTCGTTTAATTTGCTCAGCTCTCGGTTCATAAATTGTTGTCTAAAGAACCACAAATAGGTAGTCTGGGCAATTATATTGCAAATGCCCCAAATACAAGGCTTATCTGTATGGGACGTGATCTTACTCGCATCCCTTCAGGTGTCCATGTGGTCTACCAGAATCCCACTGTTGGCGGCTTTCGCAAGTATGCCGACTCCACTCTACAGTCAGGTTGTAAGTGAACATCATCTTgcattccttaaaaaaaaaaagaaacgtctCCGCGTCTTACCTCAACTGGAGTCCTGTTCCTCAGTTCCAAACTGATCCTCTTTTTCATTTCCAtgttcaaaataaatatacaatttaCAGGATGGAAAAGTCaaagatgaaaacaaaaatTGGCTGAGACACGGACCCACGGTTAGGCTCGCTTCCGCGGCTTCAGTTCTCCAAATGATCCTCCATGATACTTCGCACCCAACCCCCTCTCCTGAGTCCCGCCCATTGGATACGCGGATTGGCGCTACTTTACACTTCGAAATATGAGTACACGATCATCTTGTCATTCAAATAGATAATACTGATTAACATAATCGGTGTATGAAAAGCCCGGTCATTGGTTAGAATTGCGCGCGCAGTAAATAAGGATTGGTCACAATGAACATCAATATGTAGGTTTAACGCTTCAGTTCCACCTACCCTTTGTTCTCATTGGCGCATTAAGGCAAGAGCTGCGGTTTATAGCAGCGAACCGCCTTATTTTCTCTCATTACATAAATCGACTGTAACTCGAGGTGTAAGGTCAGAAGAACGATAACCTGGTGCGAGAGGTAGAGTACACGGGAAGTTGGTTTCGAGTCGTAAACGAAACACAGAACGACACTCTTATCACTTTGGCCTCGCGTAAAGTTAAATGAAAAGTGAGCGGTTGCAGGCATTCGAAACAAGCTGTAACATGTAATTCCCATTCAGCTGTTACAAAATGGCTGACCATGAACCAAGGCAGGCACTGGGGCTTAGGCAGACAGAGCCACGCCATCTGCGCAGTATTATATGCCGCTTAGCTGCCTCCATTGGTCTCATAGGCCAAAGTCCTTTGTGCGAAACCTTAGATCAGACAAGGAAGCCTGTGCATTTGACCAAGGGTGATACTGCGTGTTCAATTTGATTGAGTGCGAGATGGTTATTCTGTGCATGTCGAAATTATTGCAGAATAGGATCAAATGTAAAGGGTTAACAAACCCTTCCGTTAACCCCTGAGTCGATAATATGTTTAACTTTAAAACGAGTATAAAATCAAAAGAGAATACAATTAATTTTGTGAATACGATTGCATTAGAAAATGTAATGCATTGTGACTTGGTATTCGAATGGCTCTAAACTCGTAAAAGTGACTTGAAATTGGTCTTCTCTGCATAAATTTGACAATATCgtgaaataaagtgtgtttagtcAAGTATGTAATTGACGACAGTAAGTTAACTGATTAGAATAAAACATACTGCCATTTTGTAACCACTTAAAAATATGTCTGCACAAAGAAATGCCATTACCAGTTTGTATGCAATGACTCAAAGTGACCACTGGAGGGACACGACATTGACCTGAGAATCGCATGACAAAACAGCTAAGCTGATTTGAGCAGGTTGTCTCAGTAAGTTAATATTCCATGCACCAGACTACAACACTCCAGTGTTTCCAGTGCTTAAATGGGACAGACATATGGAACATAAGCTATCACAGTGGTACAACACAGCTAACAAACATTTCCACAAACGCATCACCCTCCCAATTACTAATACAGTTTCATTTAATATagtctattttctttttctttctttttctttttttctttctaataCGTTGAAGCAAAAACAACTGTTGAGAGATTTTAAGTATAACTCGATGAAGGCAGATATTTTTCACTAACAATAGTTTTGAAACAATGGTTTGTAAAGAGAGGGTCCTTTTTCTCGACAGAGAAATACTATGAGCATATGGGAAGGTTGGGTTGAGCAGGGCCATATGGTTCAATTGTAGTTCAGATTATGTCAGTAATGGCCAAAGGAGCAGGCCTTAAAAACAAGCTTGTATTTGATCAAATAATCAATTCAATATAATACTTTAATGTTAATTAGTAAATTGATGCACAATAACAGTTTAGTAATTATTTACATATTAAatcatgtttttgtatttaggaTTGTACTCTATCAGATGATTTTTATTCAATCGAGGCATCTACTGAATAGGGATCCATTACAATATATTTGCTAATACAGAAGACTTAATTTGCCTCACATGATGGAGTTACATTTGCCCGAGAGGCACTTTATTCAGAGACTCATATAGAACATAGAAGCAAAAGGTAAGCACTATTAAATCTCCCACTTCACGTCAGGTATTTCAAATGTATGGACACATAAactttttatgttgttttacactagtaaacaaatcacatgttatgacaaaaacaatcaaaaacaaTAAGAATGGAAAAGGAGTATCAAATAGAAGCACACTTGTCACTTCATAACGTGATAATATATTCTTTCACTATGcataaaataataaacaaattgTCAAATTGTGATGAAACAGTAACCTGGAAGGAAGAGGTTGGGTCTTGGATGCCAGataccactgttgagccttctggaggtgttgtgtgcCTAATTCACTCAAACACCAATGGAGGAAGGTGCCCACTCGACAACTCCTGTTCAGTCCTCACGAAGGGGGGGGCTGAGGCGGGTGAGGTGACAGTGTTTGGTTGTGTTGCACCATTAACGTTCCTGTGTTCGCTGCATCTCTCTCCCAGTGTAGTGGTTGTGGTGTATCTTGCATCTGGTATTGTAGCACAGTATTtgtattcttcttttttttttgaatgccTACAAGGAGACAAGGGCTTTGTATCAAAGCTGTATAACTGTATCCTACTCCCAACCACTTCCCTTATCCCTTAATAGTGTTCCTATCTCAACCCTTACCCTAATCCTGGTTCAGGCCGGggccccccaccccatcccaccccaccctagCTCACACTAGCCTCTGGCATTCCATAGTAAAGTGTGCTGCCTGATTAGGGTAGAATGCAGCTGGCTGCTTCGGTATAAAATGATGCATGTTATGTTGAGTGATCTGGCCTTTGTGTGACTACCCCTGATTACTAGCGGAGGAAATTGACTTGTGTTCCCTGTGTATGACTGAAAAGCATATGCAATCTTGAAGGCCTCGTTTAAAATTCAAAATCCCACAGGAAGCACTGTTATATAAAGACAAACTATGACAATGCCTGCAGGCTGCAGGTTTTTCTCCTCACTAGATCAGGTTGAAATCCAACACCAGATTTTAGGAGCATAATAAGTTTAGCAAACACTTATTCACCTTCTGGGCTCCACCCTTTTTCTAataaaacatatacatatacatatacatatacgtacatatacatacataacataTAACCTCAATTGTCCTGAAGAGTGTCACATAATAGTACACTGTTTGCAGACAGTTGACATCGGAATTTACTGCCGCTACTGTTAGTATAGGTcggtttttttttagaaattcCATAGTCATTTGAGAAATTGTTTAaacaaaatactttattttGTATAGTTGTTATGTTGATAATGTTATATTATCAATAGTCTTGTAGTTCAATTTTGGGTATCACAATATGTAACAGCATTTCCTTACActtcctttctttcatttttttcttacttCTTGGAGGTACGTTGTCTTTAAACCCATTATAAATGATTTAATTACGTTGTACCTAAGTTATCCTAATTTTACTCAACCTTGTACTTTCTTGGAATACTTAAGGTTGCTGGATTTACAGTCTGATAGCCATCATAACAGTAGATGCTCTGAGAAAGTAAGATTTCATGATAGCCCAGTTGTCGATAAGTCTTAGAATGGGTGGAATTTTCCGAGAAATGCCAACAAAACATTCAACTCATTCAATACAACTCACATTCAATTCATCTTTAAAATTCACTGGGTCCAAAACATCTTAACAAACTTTGGGTGCATGATTATGACGGAAATATTAGCTTTTGAGATCCTTTCTGGGTTTTAAATGGTCCTTGTAAGAGCCCTCTGTATAAGAACCTTTTTACTTCTTGAAGAACTATGAGGGCAACAGCTTGCAGGTTAAACATGATGTAATACCACTCTTGACCAACAGGTCGCACAAGCCTTTCAGGCAAAATTTAAGACACCTGGAGTTGCTACCATACTACAGTGTATCCTACTTGAGCGCACTGGATACAACTGAACACTAGGAGGAGACATAGCACTCTTAATCATGTgcctcacatacagtacatgcctcACACCACCACTGTAAACATGTTTGGGAGGTCCTAGGAATCCTTAATCAGGTATCTTAGTACTATTTTAAGACAAAACTCTTTATCTAATTAAACATAGCACTTTGTAATTTAAATTAAAGTACTTAAATAAGGAGCGCAGATGTCCAAAAGACAATTGGGATAAATATAGCTGTTGTTGAGCAGCCTGGAGAACAGCTGTTTTATACATACAATTCATGAGTATACTTATTGTCTTTGTTATTTTAACTGATCAaatctgcttgtgtgtgcatcctgTGTGTCAACACTGCAGGTTTTTTCCCGACTTTAGAAAACTATGGTAGTgaatttttttgtcattgtttcAAAATCTGCCTTTTTTtagcacatgagtgtgtgtgtttagctccTCTCATGAATCTATTTTTCAGATATTTGTCAGAATTACAACTCATAGTCATTCTTGAGGAATGGCACATAACACTGACATAACACATAAGAATGATGGATCTTCTATACGCGGATGTTGTTAGGGGATTGCCCACTGACTTGAGCGGTCATCATTTTCCTAGGAATAGAACCCATGCTCATGTAGTTTAGGGGGATATATTCCATAAGAAGACTGACATGAGTAGAGCAACTGTCAGGTCAGTACATCACTTGGGCAAACCAGATGTACTTGACTCTTGTATTCTTAAAAGTAGCTTTTTATGCATTTTTTATTGCAGTTTGATCTGTGGGGAGTGTGACCTGAGTGTCTTTATAATCACATCTGACTAGAGTATGGGAACATTCTCTGTGGCGGACCCCCACAGCTTCTCCTCTCAGGCCTTGATGGAGGGCCGTTGACACTTGGCTGCTGCGTTTCCTGGTCCCTTTTGTCCTTTGGCAGCCTGGTGAGCTACTGCTGTTCTAACAAGGagatggtgggtgggtgggtgttgttgtggggggcggggggaggggtgctTGGCGGCTTCGGTTATGACCAAACAATGGGTGACACAGTGGCACATTCTCATGCTAAGACACAATACGGAGGAGGGAGAACAAGCCTACTTGGTCAGTTCCTAATGGCTCAATAATTGAGCATAATTGCAGACTCATGAGTGGCTGCAGTGTAGTTACACATGGCTGAAGATT
The sequence above is drawn from the Clupea harengus chromosome 19, Ch_v2.0.2, whole genome shotgun sequence genome and encodes:
- the anp32e gene encoding acidic leucine-rich nuclear phosphoprotein 32 family member E, whose amino-acid sequence is MEMKKRISLELRNRTPVEVAELVVDNCRSSDGEVEGLSDDFKELEFLSMVNVGLTSLAKLPALPKLRKLELSDNSISGGLETLSEKCANLTYLNLSGNKIKELSTVEALQNLKNLKSLDLFNCEITTLEEYRESIFELLPQVMYLDGFDAEDNEAPDSEADDDDEDEDGEEGAGPLGDYDDDDDDDEGSEGGEVGLSYLTKEGIQDEDDDDDYVEEEEEEAGAVVAGVHGEKRKREAADEGEDDDDDDDD